One window of Ziziphus jujuba cultivar Dongzao chromosome 5, ASM3175591v1 genomic DNA carries:
- the LOC107420531 gene encoding uncharacterized protein LOC107420531 yields MDSSSPTPLNFSSKILHKEYQCDNSMNYPSMKNPSNSRRTPSFSSSSSSSFSSCSSSLGSSSSDINDHNIDSPVRFSGVPFSWEHFPGIPKKQNSKKKDSCSSSSSSSSTSSSSTLKQLLPLPPPTTPTSTTKKSTFEDIWVKNNNNNNNKKHHHSTKQPLIQRDPFFAALVQCSKNDEDDDQEYSNARFWNNGGKVTRSLSDRFGFVNLYTNCKRTCTVSESIIYLPRSSRSSYDLINSRSR; encoded by the coding sequence ATGGATTCCTCATCACCAACGCCTCTAAATTTCTCTTCCAAAATTCTGCATAAAGAATATCAATGTGACAATTCCATGAACTATCCCTCCATGAAAAACCCTTCTAATTCTCGCAGAACCCCATCtttctcttcatcatcatcatcatcgttttCCTCATGTTCTTCCTCTTTAGGATCATCTTCCTCGGATATCAATGATCATAATATTGACTCTCCTGTTCGGTTTTCCGGGGTGCCATTTTCTTGGGAACATTTTCCTGGAATCCCCAAGAAACAAAATTCCAAGAAGAAGGATTCttgctcatcatcatcatcatcatcatcaacatcttcttcttctacatTGAAGCAGCTTCTTCCACTGCCTCCTCCAACAACTCCAACTTCAACAACCAAAAAGTCCACCTTTGAAGACATTTGGgtaaagaacaacaacaacaacaacaataagaaGCATCATCATAGTACAAAGCAACCTTTAATTCAAAGAGATCCATTTTTTGCTGCACTTGTTCAGTGTTCCAAGAATGACGAAGATGATGATCAAGAGTATTCAAATGCAAGGTTTTGGAATAATGGTGGGAAAGTTACAAGGAGCTTAAGTGACAGGTTTGGGTTTGTAAACCTCTATACTAATTGCAAGAGAACTTGTACTGTTTCTGAATCAATCATTTACCTTCCAAGGTCCAGTAGAAGCTCTTATGATCTGATCAATTCGCGTTCCCGTTGa
- the LOC107420522 gene encoding protein disulfide-isomerase 5-2, which produces MAVVGMDRMVGQTLFSLMVVVVLLLAISGSASSSSTEQFPVDGKVLELDESNFDSVISSFDYVLVDFYAPWCGHCKRLSPQLDAAAPVLAALKQPIVIAKVNAEKFSRLAQKYDVDAYPTIKLFMHGVPVEYNGPRKAELLVRYLKKFVAPDVTVLDSDTAIKNYVEEAGTYFPIYIGFGLNESVISNLAIKYRKKAWFSVAKDFSEEIMVSYDFDKVPALVSLQPKYDEHSIFYGPFEEEFLDAFIKQNMLPLALPINYDSLKSLEDDERKIVLTFVEDEAEEKSKKLIKILKSAASANRDLVFGYVGIKQWEEFADTFEATKKSPLPKMVIWNRNEDYFTVVGSESIDEEDQASQVSRFLEGYREGRTIQKRISKSSLLGFINSLIGIRTVYLIVFLVGVIMLIRNINKGDDEPLGVGSQDEVDRASSSVSESESKEYKHGEKED; this is translated from the exons ATGGCGGTGGTGGGTATGGACCGCATGGTGGGTCAAACACTGTTTTCgttgatggtggtggtggtgctgTTGTTAGCAATCTCTGGTTCAGCGTCTTCGTCGTCGACGGAGCAGTTTCCGGTGGACGGAAAGGTTTTGGAGCTCGACGAATCCAATTTCGATTCGGTTATTTCGTCTTTTGACTATGTCTTGGTCGATTTCTATGCTCCCTGGTGCGGCCACTGCAAGCGTCTCTCTCCCCAG TTGGATGCAGCTGCCCCTGTGCTTGCTGCTTTGAAACAGCCTATAGTGATAGCTAAAGTGAACGCTGAAAAGTTTTCTCGTCTGGCTCAAAAATATGACGTTGA TGCATATCCTACTATCAAGTTATTTATGCATGGTGTCCCAGTAGAGTATAATGGACCAAGGAAAGCAGAGTTACTTGTCCGTTATCTGAAGAAATTTGTGGCTCCTGATGTTACTGTACTTGATTCAGACACTGCTATCAAGAACTATGTAGAGGAAGCTGGCACTTACTTTcctatatatattggttttggCTTAAATGAGTCAGTGATATCAAATTTAGCCATAAAATATAGGAAAAAGGCATGGTTTTCAGTGGCAAAGGACTTTTCAGAGGAAATCATGGTCTCGTATGATTTTGACAAGGTTCCTGCTTTGGTGTCCCTTCAACCAAAATACGATGAACATAGCATTTTCTATGGTCCTTTTGAAG AGGAATTTTTGGATGCTTTTATAAAGCAAAATATGTTGCCTCTGGCTTTGCCCATAAACTATGACTCTCTAAAGTCACTGGAAGatgatgaaagaaaaattgttctGACATTTGTGGAGGATGAGGCAGAAGAGAAATCTAAGAAACTGATCAAGATATTGAAATCTGCTGCTTCTGCAAATCGTGACCTagtatttggttatgttgggaTCAAACAGTGGGAAGAATTTGCTGATACATTTGAGGCTACTAAGAAGTCACCACTGCCAAAAATGGTCATCTGGAATCGAAATGAAGATTACTTTACG gTTGTTGGTTCAGAAAGCATTGATGAGGAGGATCAAGCTTCGCAGGTCTCAAGATTCCTTGAAGGATATAGGGAAGGTAGAACAATACAGAAAAGAATAAGCAAATCATCGCTGCTTGGGTTTATAAATTCACTAATTGGCATCAGAACTGTGTACTTGATCGTTTTTTTGGTTGGAGTTATTATGCTTATTCGAAACATCAATAAAGGAGATGATGAGCCTCTTGGGGTTGGTAGTCAAGACGAGGTTGATCGTGCTAGCAGCTCTGTTTCTGAGTCCGAAAGCAAAGAGTATAAACATGGAGAAAAAGAAGACTGA